The nucleotide sequence TGCGGGCCAAACGCGCCCGCGTGGAGAACATCATTCGAGGCATGAGCCACTCGCCCAGCGTGGTGGTGCCCGCACGCCATCACGGAGAGCGGGACCGTGAACGGGAACAACGTGAacgggagagggagcgagagatggacgggaacagggagatggagatggactgCCCCCCACAGCCGCCTAGCCCCAGGGGAGAGGTGTGCAGCCGGGAGAACAAGAGGAAGCAGCGCCtgccccagcagcagcagcagagcttCACCCAGCTGGTGTGCCAGCGTAAAGAGCAAAAGCAGGAGGAGCGCAGGCAGCTGAAGCTGCAGCTGGAGGACATGCAGAAGCAGCTGCGCCAGCTGCAGGAGAAGTTCTTCCAGATCTATGATTCCACCGACGATTCTGAGCACGACCTGGCTCACGACCTGGGCAACATGTCTGAGGACAGCGCCGGGAGGTCCGATGCTGGGGGAGATGACCGGGCAGACCGCTCCGACAACGAGATGTCAGACCTGGACCCAGGACACTTCCTGGACCGGGCCAGGGCATTGCTCCAGGAGCAGGCCCTGTTGGCGGAGGGTAACAAGCccaggagagaggggctggtCCGGGGGAAAGGTCCTGGTCAGGGTCCTTCCTCCTCCATGCACCATGCGGAGGGCAAGCAGCTGGCTGAGACGCTGAAACAGGAGCTCAACTCAGCCATGAACCAGGTGGTGGACACGGTGGTCAAGGTGTTCGCCAAGCCCCCACGCCCCGCACCCCCCCAGGTCTTCTCGCCCCTCCCCATGCCCCCAGAGAGGTTCGGGGTCAACGGTGAGGGCCCCAACTTCCACACAGCCAACCAGCGCCTGCAGTGCTTTGGTGACGTCATCATTCCCAACCCCCTGGACTCGTTCGGTGGCATGCCCATGCCTGGCGCCAACGACCAGACAGAGGCGCTGCCCCTAGTGGTGAGGAAGACTCAGACAGAACACCATCACCAGTCCTCAGCTGTGGGCGCCCACGGGGGCCACCACCACCCTTCCctgcacccctcctccctctctgcctccatgGGATTCAGCCCCCCGTCTTTCCGCCACCCCTTCCCCCTGCCTCTCATGGGCTACCCCTTCCCGAGCCCCCTGGGCCCACCCTCCGGGGGTTACCCAGGGAAGGACCACTCCTCCCCAGACTCCATGGACCTGTCCAGGGAGACCACCAGCCTGCGGACCAAGATGTCTTCAGTGCATCACATGGGGCACCACCACAGGTCGCTCTCTCCCAGCCACCCCGGGAGCACCGCAGAGGGGCTCTCCCTGTCCCTCATCAAGTCAGAGTGTGGAGACATGAGCGACATGAACGACATCTCACCATACTCAGGCAGCACCGTATCCTTCACcacactgagggagggagggagggagggaggtaggtcgGGACTTGAG is from Oncorhynchus gorbuscha isolate QuinsamMale2020 ecotype Even-year linkage group LG14, OgorEven_v1.0, whole genome shotgun sequence and encodes:
- the LOC123995198 gene encoding prospero homeobox protein 1-like; protein product: MPDHDSDSLLSRQTKRRRVDIGVKRTVGSTAANTAAATTSADIACAKAAIFSAMNSLNSHHHSSDADSTDCSMVQPHGPTGVVTATDSDSKSNVLRKLLKRANSYEDAMMPFPGATIISQLLKSNMAKNGGGERGERGERGERGERRDGGFPGSGLSSGGSEAPQEDACSNSSQDSPQECLSPFGRPSALGAFDLERLNDEHLRAKRARVENIIRGMSHSPSVVVPARHHGERDREREQREREREREMDGNREMEMDCPPQPPSPRGEVCSRENKRKQRLPQQQQQSFTQLVCQRKEQKQEERRQLKLQLEDMQKQLRQLQEKFFQIYDSTDDSEHDLAHDLGNMSEDSAGRSDAGGDDRADRSDNEMSDLDPGHFLDRARALLQEQALLAEGNKPRREGLVRGKGPGQGPSSSMHHAEGKQLAETLKQELNSAMNQVVDTVVKVFAKPPRPAPPQVFSPLPMPPERFGVNGEGPNFHTANQRLQCFGDVIIPNPLDSFGGMPMPGANDQTEALPLVVRKTQTEHHHQSSAVGAHGGHHHPSLHPSSLSASMGFSPPSFRHPFPLPLMGYPFPSPLGPPSGGYPGKDHSSPDSMDLSRETTSLRTKMSSVHHMGHHHRSLSPSHPGSTAEGLSLSLIKSECGDMSDMNDISPYSGSTIQEGLSPNHLKKAKLMFFYARYPSSNMLKMFFSDVKFNRCITSQLIKWFSNFREFYYIQMEKFARQAINDGVTGVEEMSVSRDCELYRALNMHYNKANDFEVPERFLEVAQITLREFFNAIVAGKDVDPSWKKAIYKVICKLDSDVPEVFKSPNCLQELLHE